CTGTATGAGTGCAAGCTCCACATAATAAGCTTACTATATATACCTGAAAGGAGAAACATGTCACAAAAAATTAAAGTattcaaaaacaagaaataaaatgaaaaagcgtgtaaaaaaaaaaaaaaaaaaaaaaaaaaaaaaccaacaaaaactaATACCAGGGTTACTTTGATCAACTGAGGTACCAATAAGGAAAATGCACAACTATGCTACACAAGGGCATCTTTCTTTATGATTTTAATGTTCATAAGGAAATAACTTTCTGTGGGCCATAAGAGCATTGTGCAAGTCAACACCGTGTGATACTACTTCATAAAAGATTGTACATGCAGGGATCACGTGAAGGTCATTGATGGTTACTGCTTGTCATTGGAAAAGTTGCGGAGAGAGGCTTGGGAGACCCCTCAAACACCTAAAACACATCAACTATTTCAACTTAGGAAATGTTCTTTGTCTTggggcagagccggccttaagtgttctggcgccctgtgtggactactcctctggcgcccccatcccaaaaaaaaaggaaaaatatctcccacctctgccccttgtcactatctaccccctctgccccttgtCACTATCTACTCCTTCTGACCCTTCtccgatgctttaatttaagtcccgggcaggcgcccttgttgccatggcgccctgtgcgcccgcacaggtcgcacacccctaaggccggccctgtcttgGGGTCACATCAACCACAGATGTGGTTTATATGCTTTGGAACTCTCGCTGGCAAATATGATCTCTTCTGTTGAAGACCGAATTCTTGGACACTAGTGTGAATGACATTATATTTGACAGAGTTGGGTGCTTGTTTGCCCTCCATAcggatatattttttacaataccATCAGAAGATATATTccgtctattttttaaaatactttatgcaCGTGTCTATGTGTAGCTATTGATGGCCAGTATTACCGCCATAGCTGCTATTTCAATCCGGTCTATACACATTTATGTTATACTTTTAGGCTAGAAATCCCTTTAACAGGATGTTAAGATCTCAGAGTAAGGTTTCCTGTGAAAAAGGCTGTGTTGTCCACCATGTAGTTAACCCTCCGCGTCACCAAGTTAGCTTCCAATTTACAGAGCATTGCTCTTAAACCTTTGACCCGCAATGTTCACTGAGTGAACTGTGCGAGTTTAAACATGTTGATTTCATGTTATCAGAAATGTTTTGTAGAATTAAGTGGAGGCCAGATGTCGCCTTCATGGCCTTTTTCTTTAGCCCCCTTTCTTACGTGGTTGgtgctgtttttgtttaaatgctAGTTGGAGACTTTCTGTGTCAGAATACAGATCTTAGGAGGGGAGGAAATCACATTCCAGACCCCAATCCTATTTGTTTTATctgcataaaacattttttttgttgttgtttgcaCTGAAATCTCATGATTTCAAATGGTAACTTGTCAAACATATTTGTAATATGGTATTTATAGATGATACTAGACTGTTAATTGCTAGAAAACCCAAGCACAGTCTGCTCAGTTGATGCTCTTCACTGATTCATGGGACATTAAgatgtgtgtataaaatatatatatatatatggccttGCCCTTGGTGGAAGCAGATGTGCTTCACTACTGGAAAATATAAGGTTGAATAACTTAAAAATTGAACATTATCCATGTAAAGGTAATACAGTAAACCTTATTTAAAACTCTGCTGTGTTTTATATCGGTTAACACTTCTGGCAATATACTTAAGGGAACAGCCTGTAGCCCTCctgattaatgcatatttaagcaAATAATGTAGTATGCATGTTTTTAACTAGGTTATATCACATGCTGCATCATGCATGAGACAGTCAGTGTTGTGTGCTAATCCCCAAGAGTCTTCCAGGTCATGAACTAGCTTCTCATATAATAGAGGGTCATGAGTAGGCAAGAATTTGCATGtatgttaaataaatgataaagtaTGATGGGGGCTCTTGCCTGAGCTGTATTCCCTGTGTTTATCTTGCAGTTTTATATCCTGGGTGTGATTCTCTTCCCCTTGCGTTTCCTGATGGCAGCCATCTTCCTCTTCCTGATGTGGCCCATTGCTTCTTTACGAGTAGCTGGGCTCACAGAGAAAGAGCTCAGCCGGTCAATCAGATACCGCCGAACGTAAGTCCCCTGCCAGTCACTCAAGGGGAGAGGTTTCAAAACCAACAAGGGGTGGAATTTctgcatttaaatacaaaatggagGAGGTGTATAGAGTTTCTTGTCATCATTATGGTGCAACACGTtcatttctccccatctcttcctTTCCACTTCCTATTTCATGTGTCTCCTCCGACTGTACATACAGCATCTTTCATCACCTGATTTACCTTCTGAGTCGCACAATGTTCTTCATGTGTGGCTTCCACTGGATCACCATCCGTGGCCGTCGCGCCTCCAGCTCTGAGGCTCCACTTCTGGTTGTGGCCCCTCACTCCACCTTCTTTGATCCCATTGTTACTGTGGTCTGTGACCTCCCATCCGTTGTGTCCAGAGTGGAGAACCTCAACATACCGGTGATCGGAGGTGAGTTTGACACCTGAGAAGGGTTCGTGCTTTTTAGCGGAACATAGACTACGAAGTATGTCTATCAAGgttctttcttttccttttacCTTTTTAATGTTCTGTATTCCTCAGCTCTCCTGCGATTCAATCAGTCCATTTTGGTGTCCCGACATGACCCTGCATCGCGGAAAAAAGTGGTGGAGGAGGTGACGCGAAGAGCAACTTCAAATGGGGAGTGGCCTCAGGTGAGTCAGTTGTAAAGAAcaagaatattatttttatttgctttgcaTTATTAGAATGTGTTGTTGCATAGCACAGTGTTTAAAAGTATGTACTCCACATTTATTCTTCTCTAATACTATAGGATACCTAGCTATCTTTCGCTTCTGGTGTATCTGTTCTTTCTTATAACCCGTACAGCATCGCTATCCTTCCCTGCCATATATCTATCATCATCAGTCAATTCAGAAGTCCTTTTTAGTGAGTCAACCCTACACAAACATCTAGAGCTTTGTTGTGTGGAGGTTTACATAATGCAGAAAATCAAGTAAACGTTATATCAGTTCGTGCTGCTTACAGGCCTTTTAAAGAAGTAATAGAATGAATTCATATTATATGCTCTCTACTTATTTTAACAATCTGCTTTCCCCGGAGCTTTAAATTTGACCCTTTTGttccctcattttttttttgttctctcgTCATTTAATTtgacttttttgtttctgtaggtGCTGTTTTTCCCAGAGGGAACTAATGGCAATGGGAAGGTCTTGCTGAAATTTAAACCAGGCAAGAAGCAgccattttgtgtttataacaCTCAACATATTCCATTGGGGTTTATATGATGGTCCGCATGTTAGATTTATGGTAGCCTTAACATGATTGATTGAATGAATGACACCGGGGTTCGACATACAGTCTCCCTTTGAGTTTGTGCTCCTGGTTTTCCCAGTATGTCTTATTGATAGTTTTGTGTGTTGCAGGTGCTTTTGTGGCAGGGGTGCCAGTTCAACCAGTACTAATGAGATATCCTAACAAACTGGTGAGTCCTGTGATGCTGAAAGACTTTTATGATGTTATGAGCACTCCTGGGCCTATTCTGAAGCcagctctttatttttgtgtcatGCATTCTGTGTTAATCCTGTGTATGTATTATTCTTAATTTCTGTTGTGGGTCAGTCGCCCTATAatagttattttaataatttaaaaatagacTTTTAATGTATGATATATTTTGCATCAAAGCAAGGAtgattttggggaaaaatgattttttttaatacagaattTATATCATATTCCTTTTTATAAATCTACCTAGTAGCTCTAAAGTAACTCAAGGCAGATGAAGTATACTTGGTATATTGTGTTACTCTCCTTTAAAATGAggtaatgtatttaaatgtcgtGGGATAGTTATCATAACAAAAAATTCATGAATCTGGCACTAGTCATAAAAAAATCAGTCAAAAAGTCATATTCATATTGGAAATCCTTTCGGAAAGGTTGCCATGTATGTCTTATTGAATTCATGTTTATTTACTTCTTTTAAATGTCAGAATGTACCTTTACATAAAATTGCATAGATGTCTCATTATTGCCAGGCACTTCTCTGTCTGTACTTTGCATTTCAAATTTTATATTGttcctttcttttatttatgcAGCCAGCAACAATCTGGACCTGGAAAGGGAATGGGGTGTAAGTACACCACACAGATTTCAGTCTAAGACATCTTggtctttctctttttttttccttgtgtatttctgttttttgttcttcttaagAAATGTAGATGTGGGCTCGTTTTCAACAActcgtttcttttttttaaattattattatttatgtaaccATTTCAAACATCGGATGCTAATTCTAATATTCAGGACAGCTGTTGACCTATAATCAAATTGTGAGATTAGGCCAGAACCCTTCGAGAATGGTCTAATGGGGCAAACTTTCTGGCCCCTACAACTCTGGACACCTTGTCCATCATCCACACTACAGCTAACTTGAATATTAAATTGCTGTCGTGGgacattttccaaaatattcacTACCTGTTGATGCCCAACTCTTTTCCATTACTGTCCTTCCtgatctttttcttttccttttttcatttaaagtatGCCAGCCTCAGATGTGTTGTCCTACTGCCTGGATTTTAAATATCACACAACCTTAATGGCGCCTTGCTCTTATTTTCCAGCTTTAAGGTTCTCTGGCTCACAATGTCTCAGTTATACATCAACCTGGAGATAGAGGTGAGAATGCACCACTGCCTTACTTATTTCAGTTGTTAACCCATTCCTGTTAGTTTACAGCGCTCGCATTTGTTCTGATAGCTCAGTCAACTCCTCCTGTCTGGAATATATCGCGTTTTGGATAAAATTGTGTGTTTCTTTCATTGCAGTTCCTGCCTGTTTATCACCCATCACCTGAAGAGAGGTCAGACCCTGTGTTGTACGCCAGAAATGTGCAAAGAATAATGGCCGAGTAAGTCATACTATGGTATGGTTAGAATTGGAGACTAAACTTCTGTAACAAAGTTAGTGAATTAGGTTAACCCTAATGAACATGTGTATATAAACggcaaagaagaaaatgtttttcttaggtctattcattttattttttttgcttcccTTAGAGCGCTTGGCAAGCCAGCAACAGAATTTGAACTAATGGGTGATACACCGGTAACGCCTATTGGACACCTGAAGGTGGCAGTGGACCCTAAGATATGGGAAATAGGCAAAATACTGAAAAAGGCTGGGTGAGTGAGCCATGGTTTCACCCTCATGTGATCAGTACACAATATTGCTTATCAAGGACTACTCAAGGATTGTTCTTGAAAacagaacaagaaaaaatatttgggtTTGAAAGAAGCATCTGCAAGATTGTCCTAATATCGTTGGCAATCTTAATGTGGCAAGTACAAGTTAATCATACTCACTCTTTATACCTCAATGCAGAAAGACAATATGGCATCTAAAAGTGCAATTTCCTGCCACCTCTGAATTTACCACATTGATACAAACGATAATATTTAACCTGAAGTATATAAATTTGGGGCTTATAATGTGTTTAAATTGAGCTTTGATAGTCCTGCTGGAGAACACTTAGGGTTACCTGGTCAAATGACTTAAGAAAACAACCAGCATGTAATCGCGTAATGTGGAAGTTGAGAAGTACCTTGGTGGGTTATGGCTATCGATGGGGCCAGTGCATCTAGTCATGGTATGTGTTATCTGTTTCCCTCCACAGGTTCTCCTTTGACAGTGTGCAGGGGCTGATTGATCTTTGTCTGGAAGGGGTGTGCTCCAGGGTTGGTTTGGATGAGCTGGCAGAGAAGCTAGACATAAGGCAGAGCGATGTAATCTCTCGTGTATTCAGCTACTTTAACAAGGTGTGAGAGACTGACGCTGCCATGGCTTGCACCATGTGTCCGTATGACTGAGTTTAGATTTGACAATGTGTTTAAATGAAGCTGTACCTGCTACCTTTAAATTTTTCCTAAGCAATAAAGTTTTGAGTTGTGTTGAAGTAGTATGTTTACGCAAAAGTAAACATTATCACGTAATATTGAAAGCTCGCATAAATTTACTTCCCGAAAAACTTTTATAAATGTCTCCCTTTTGGGGCATAATTTTTATAGATCTCCTTATGGTAGGCAACTCCTTAAAAATACAAGGGCCAAATGTTAGAAACATGGGAAAGACAAATTGTCctttttagttttaatttttCAAAGAAATGCTTTTCTGGACGCTCTTATGAGTACGCAGCCAAGTTCCCCTATTTATAGGACATTGCCTCTTCAAAgctattttttgcatttgttgttTCTGGCATCTTCTGCAGCCTGAATTTGTGGTACATCTTTACACTATTGTAAAGCTGACCACGCTCAATAAAAACACCGCCATGAATGTAGAGACAAAAACAAGTATTACACTATGACATAGTCTATAATCTATGtattatttctaaactcaggatgcAGCAGGGATGATTGATTTCCGGGAGGTCTCCTTGGTGCTAGCGGCCCAGGATGCTACACGATCTGCAGAGGAGCTGGCAAAACTTGCATTTGATGTAAGCATTATGTCTGTTTTcactatttttattactattccTATTATTACTATAAAGCACGTTCAGAGAAGTGGTCTGTTAAATAGAAAATCTAGAATTTGCCTTTTTGTCTTTCCACTTGGTCACCTATTTTCTTGCACCTCCAGCTCTTCTCTGTCCGAGATGCTGACGGATGCTTCATCCTCTACGGCGATGGATTCTCTTCTATTTTGCGCTCGCTTCTTGGTACTCCTCCCGCGGATAGCACAAAAGTCTATGCTGAATTGTTGACCCATTCTGAGCCACGAGGCCTGACCCGAGGTGAGGACACAATTACCTTTGTTATAAGATTCTGGACATATAAAGGGAAATGGGATGCACTGATATATCGTTGGCTGTACCGAGTCAGAAAACTCCTTGAGCTAATGGGGAGCtcaatgtgtgttttttgtttttttactaacTTACTATGAAAGATCAGTTTTCCTGTGCTCTTCCCCGTTGCTTTCAAAGCAAATATATGCGGAAAGATATGTCAAGAAGGGAAGAGTACACAGGAAATGATTAATGTAACattatttgtcttttttcttttaagatgGATTTTTAGGATTCGCCATGCGTCACCATTGTTATCGTCATCTCTTTCTCTTCTACCTACGCCCACCAGCTTCAGGAGGACGTCGAAAGCCACCACGTGCCCAACAGAATGGGCGCTGTGCTGGGAAATATACTCCCGAAAATCAGTGCAAGTTTGAATGATAACAGGGAGGGCGGGGATattttaatgggggggggctggggagGTGAGGGAGGGTAAAACTCCAAAACAGGGGGTAACGATGAACAggtctttaaattaatataggATGCTGGCCTGTCCATGGGAAAGGGACTATTTTAAACGCTTATGGGATACATTGATGATATAAACTATTGTTTTGCAGGAATGATTGAAAAGTATACACAGCTAAGGGTGTTCCTCTGAAGAGTCACTAGCTAGCAGCCAATGTTACCGCAGATTATATTGAAAGCAGGGTTAAGCAGCAATATTCTGCATGTTTTTAGAAGCGAATGAATGGTGattgaatgtattattttgggGAAAGCGCGCTGAAATGGATGCAGATTTTGGTAATTAAAGAGGAGCAATATTCTGCATGTTAATAGCAGGTGCAGATTGAGGGCGGCAGTGATGCCCCGAATATATCAGCTCTCAGGGAAACAGCCTCCCCTTCCCCcaataatattttaactttGTATTTTACTTGGATATTTTGTTCTTGAATGGCCCCTGTGTATTTGCACCCTTGTTACAATTCAGAATGatgattatttttcataaaaaataataataaaaaactttgTTCTGTGATTCTTTTAACACTATGTGTTGGTCCATAGTTCTTTTAACATGCAACTGAActactattttattttcagcCAAGCCACACTTTCTTGTTGCTTTGTCCACCTAAGGCAACATTCATTTTTGGTGCCTTGTTCAtgaagggctgagttggcccAAGGTGGGGCcagatataacccccccccctcatttTCTTATCTGCTCCTGTTCGGGGGCAacttgtgttaaaaaaataaaattatatatatgtgtgtgaggtGTGGAAGCCAAAAGATGGTCAAATTTTTCTTCAGCAGGGGAATTTGTGGACAAAAAGCAGTGATAAAAGTTTGCATTGTGAGGTTCAGAGTCCTTCTGCATTGTTGATATTGGTCCTTAGTCTGTTCTTCAATGGTATCGTCAACGTACTGGCAGGACACCATTACGTTTATTGCTCATCACCAATATGGAAACAAACATACTGTCTGCAGTTCTGTAAATGAATTGTTGTTTGGCTGGCATCAGGTGGAAAATGGTGAGTAGGCTACAGGCAACAATTCGCAGGCTGCTGATTGCAGAGAGAGATAATTGAAAGACGTGTATGCTATCTCAAACTAGTACCTCTTATAATAGCTCTTATCTTAACAAATAATTATTACTCCGAACCTTCAAAAACAAGCCTAAAGATATCTGCGTAAATAAAGTCAGAAACAGTGTAGGCTAATTGTGATTTATATAGCCCAGCGTCCTACAATGCTCTCAGTGCTGTCCACTGAAGCTGTAAAAGGCTTTGACAGAGTTTTCATAGGATTAGAGGACACTTGATAACGGTGCTGTGCCATGTGGCTTTTGGGTTGTGTTGTTCTGCCGCTTCTACTCCCACTCTACAACCATAATCGAGGTTAATGGATTAATCCTGATCCAGGGTGTATTAGGTATTGCCCCATTTGTCCCTCAGCTGTTTCCTCTTTTTATTGGAGTTGCTAGTCTGCTATTTAACATTGATTCATGATTGCATCGCCACCACAACCTTCCATGAACTTCCTGCATTTTCAGATGACCTTATGTGAACAACCCTGTATTTCACTTCCAAacatattaacattttcaaagtaAAAAATCAGAAATACTTTTAATTTCTTCTGTTTGGATTTTGGCCCAGTCTCCAGTGACTACTTTCCCACTGATGTTGTGGTTTTCCTGTTAGACTGCTTAAGCAGCTTGAAATTCCCAGATATACCCAAGCTGTATCAAGCTTTTCTTTATACTTTGATGGAATGGTTACACAAGATCAATGTGGCAGGCTCTGCACAAGGCTTGGAAGATTTACATTCAATTCTTATAAAACTTTCATAATATATGTTCCTAAACACGTTTTACACCATTAatgggacacttcagccatcattctgcagaaacccccatatgcatttgcctgtacatgtatgcaTTTGCTTCCAGCAGCCTGGGGTAAAGATGGCTGCAAAGCTTATACATTGCACCAAAGAGGGACAGCGTTCTATCATACGCTTTTTTTGTGGGCAGCAGGTGGGCCGGGAGGTTGCAGGATGTGGAAATTTATGTCAGCCTTAAGTTAAGTGTTTGCCAGAGGAGCGTAAGCGCAAGCGCTTAGAGGTTTGTTCCGGACACATGGCCTGTTATGAAGAAGGTGATGATTTTCTGCAGAAGAAAGTTACTGGTGATGAAACGTGGGTCCACCATTACAAGCCAGAAAGCATGATAATGATGTAAAAGTGGTGCATCAGTGGCCATCTGTGCCACCAAAAACATTGTTTGCTGATGGCGTTAAAAAGTTGGTACGATGTTGGGAAAATTGCATCGCAAAGGAAGGGGACTACATAgaaaagtgatgtcatttgttttaatataaatagtttaaaaaaaatagtgtggaaactttttgaacATCCCTCGTACAATCCACCAGGAAAAATAGGACTTCTCCCCCCTTCGAGTACAGATAAGCTGGAAGGTGGTGGGGGATGCAGATGTATAATTCCTAGGGCTGACCTTGCTTACCTGCTTCACTGGAGCGGCTCtggggacatttttttatttggtatcTTGTGATTGTTCCAAATGCTGTTTGACAAGCTATTTTTATCttggcattttgtttttgttctgtgaGGAGATCAGACGAAACACAACAATGACAATTTAAAAATAGCTTCCTCAGTAAGCTCTCATGAAATATAAAagtaagtaaaacattttaatggccATGTAAACCACGTTGGCCATTCTGAGTTTTAAGAAGAGCTATTGCTAATGTGATCGCATAATGCTCCCCAATGGTAATCCTGCAATTATCAGAGACTTTATTTTTCCAGAAATTGATTTCAGAGCTAGAACAAGAAGTTCAACAAAggagattgtaaaaaaaaaaattgctattgGGCATAATAATTGCCTGTTATATTTCTACGGAGGAAGGAGTAAATGAAAATCTGATctgcaatttgttttaaaaagacaTCCATGGTCTTTGATTTTCATGTAGATCCCGAGAAAAGGAAGTTATGACGGACGTTAACTTTTTAGTATATGTCTTAATTTAGTTTGTGAACTGTAAAACCGAACAGCGATAGAAACACTCCATGAAGACGAAatgatcaaaaaatatataatatataaatgtagctTTTATTTGGATGCTTGATCCCATATTAAAAATTGatctaagaaaaatatattcaaaaatacgTGAAGAAAAGGAAATATCATACCAGCCTCAAGGAAAGAGAAACTGCTTGACGCGTTTCGCACAACAGGTGCTTTATCAAAAGCTTCTGAACGTTCGGTTTCACAGTTGGAGTGGATGCTCCTTTCCTCCTGAGCCCCCGTGTGAGACACTTGCTTTCGccttattatttatgaattaatgACCATTACTGCACCTTTCGTGCACAGCAGTGGCAAGgaaacactttatatatatttagttttttcacaATAACGGATTAATCTTCAGTTGAACCCCTCCACCCCATCTTCTGAACGCTGAGATAAACGTATATATCTCACTGTCACAATATGGGCAATTGCTTAGGAATCGTCTTTCATTTTTCTGTGAACATATCTAATTTAACACTTTGGGTGCTTCGGGTCaggatatgttttgttttttgttgtatttttttg
The DNA window shown above is from Spea bombifrons isolate aSpeBom1 chromosome 1, aSpeBom1.2.pri, whole genome shotgun sequence and carries:
- the LPCAT4 gene encoding lysophospholipid acyltransferase LPCAT4, with the translated sequence MGDTEGEKDPNGEDGQEVTPFNPFLHEFDPEGFWQKTRFYILGVILFPLRFLMAAIFLFLMWPIASLRVAGLTEKELSRSIRYRRTIFHHLIYLLSRTMFFMCGFHWITIRGRRASSSEAPLLVVAPHSTFFDPIVTVVCDLPSVVSRVENLNIPVIGALLRFNQSILVSRHDPASRKKVVEEVTRRATSNGEWPQVLFFPEGTNGNGKVLLKFKPGAFVAGVPVQPVLMRYPNKLPATIWTWKGNGVFKVLWLTMSQLYINLEIEFLPVYHPSPEERSDPVLYARNVQRIMAEALGKPATEFELMGDTPVTPIGHLKVAVDPKIWEIGKILKKAGFSFDSVQGLIDLCLEGVCSRVGLDELAEKLDIRQSDVISRVFSYFNKDAAGMIDFREVSLVLAAQDATRSAEELAKLAFDLFSVRDADGCFILYGDGFSSILRSLLGTPPADSTKVYAELLTHSEPRGLTRDGFLGFAMRHHCYRHLFLFYLRPPASGGRRKPPRAQQNGRCAGKYTPENQCKFE